Genomic window (Syntrophales bacterium):
TCACTCCCCTGATCCTGTTCATTTTGTCCACAACCGGTATAGCCAGAAGGCCATACTTGGCAAAATGATCGGCGATCTGCCCCTTTTTCTCATTAAGGCTTACAGAGACAACCCTTGTATGCATTAGTTCAGAAAGGCTGGTTTGAGGAGGGGCCGTCAGGAGCTCGCGGAGACTGATCACACCTAAAAGATGTTCTTCATCATCAATCACATAAAGGTAATAGACTAAATCCACATCTTCCGCCTCCCGACGGACAAAGTCCATCGCCTCACCGGCGGAAACTTCCGGGGCAAAACGCAAAAAAGAGGTTGTCATCAGTCCCCCGGCTTTTTCCTCCGGATGTATCAGTAATTCCCTGACATCCTCGGCAAAATCCTCTTCCATTTCCCTGAGAATATCTTCCGCCCTCTCCTTCGGCAGGTCCCCCAAGAGATCGGCGGCCTCGCTAAGGGACATCTCCTCAATAATGTCGGAAGCTTCCGCCGGTTCCAGGTTTTCGATCAAGCTCACCTGAATTTTCGGGTTTGTTTCCTCAAGGGTCTCCGCCGCAGTCTCTGTATCCAGGGATTGAAATACGGCAGTCCTCTTATAAATATCCAGTTCTTCAATGATATCGGCCAGGTCTGCAGGGTGGAGTCGGGCGAGACGGTTCTGGGCAACCCTCAGGCGGAGAAGATCAGGGGAAGAAAGCGCCTGGACAAACATCCAGGAGATCAACTTATCAGAAAGGGTATAGTCAAAAAACCAGCGTAAAAAAACTTCCAGAGGCCTTTCCAGTCCTACTCGCCGCATCAAACCACGAAAGCCGACATCCACATGCATCAGAAAAAGGCTATTACGGGCCTTCAGAAGATGGAGGTCATTTACCCTGAGAACCTTTGCCCCGTTGGTATCAACAACCTGCTTATCCAGCAGGGTGTCCTTAAGCAAGACCTCGCCCTCACGAAGGACGGGCTCACGAATATCCTCCGGCATGAGGGAAGGAACAACGAACTTGCCATCAACATCAGTAATTCTCTGCCATGGCAAAAAAAACGGCCCTTTCCCGCTTCGTAAGAGCAGAAGGATATCTGTAACGTAAGGATATGGTTCCGTCATGCTGGCCACTAGGTCCATGATCTTTCCCAGAGGCCGGCCTTCGGAATCAACGATTTTTTCCCCCAGTATCTGGCTCAAAAACAAAAAAACCTGAGGTTCCGGCTTTATTACCATGATAAGACACCTCCAGGTACTTCGTCTATAACACCGTCAGACATATTAAAAAAGCTTTTTTTACAAAACAAGTATTTTTTAAGCATTCAGCTATCAGCCTATATCAACAGGTTTTCAGTAAAAAAACAGAGGCTCAGACAAGACACACTCTTATTGTTAAAGCAATGTTTTATGGATAATTCATTATTTTTCTTTATCTCGCTGACGGCTGATTGCTGAACGCTGAACGCTTGAGGGAAGATTTCTCTCTTGACACGCTATACCTGCTGTGTTAGCTTCCCATAGCCTGGCCGCGGTATTCGTAAACCTCGTCAATTCCCTGGAAAGACAAGGTCCTGATGAACGATAATAATTCCACAAAACGGGAAGAATTTCTTTCGCTGGCGGAGGCGAGGGGAATCTTCGGTAAACTGGAAAGTATTATCCTTGACCTGTCGAGGATATATGTATCCATAGGCAACATCTATCAGAAGAAGGGGTTCAGTAAGGAGGCGATTGCCTGTTACCAGAGATTTATCACCTTGAACCCCAACTCACCCCTGACAAAAGAAGTATCAGAAAAACTGAATACCATCATCATAAACGCTCAAGGCGACGCCACTTTCCCGGTGGGGGAAGAAGGCTACGATAACATCGGGTATATTGCCCCCGATTTTCACACCATGACCCTGGCAGAATTTTACATCAGGCAGGGTCACCTCGAGATAGCAGCGGATATTTTAGAGAAAATCCTTAAAAGGGATGCGGGGAATCAAAAGGCGGCGGAGAAACTCCACGATGTCAGGGCCATGCTGAGCGACAGGACGGGAAATGGTTATTCCCAAGGCAGACACTCGGAAGTGATCAAGGAACTCACGGGGTGGTTGAAAAACATTGAGAAGATACGAGAATATAAAGCGTGAGCGGGGGGTACCTCCTGAGAGGATAGCGGGCATCCGCTCCAGACTCCCCCGTCTTGGTATTGAAGCCATTCTGATCCTTGATATGATAAATATTCGCTACCTGACTGGTTTTGCAGGCAGCGAGGGAGCCCTCCTGATCGGGCAGGAGTGGACAACATTGTTAGTTGATGGCCGTTATGCAACCCAGGCAAGACAGGAAGCTCCCGAGGTTAAGGTCTTTGAATATCAGGATAAGATAGACGGGATCGTAACCGCTATCCTAAACGACGGCGCGAAAACTGTCGGATTTGAGGCGCAAGCGATAAGCTATGACACCTACGCAAGGTTAAAGGACAGCTTAAAGGGAGCGAAGTTAAAGCCCATATCTGATGAGATCGGCACCATCAGGGCTATCAAGGATGAGAGAGAAATTGCCTTGATCAGAAAAGCGGCTGAGATCTCATCCGGGGCCCTTACTTCTGTTCGGGATCTTATCAGGCCAGGTGTCAGAGAGAGGGATATCGCCATTGATCTTGAATTCAAGATGAGGCATAACGGCGCAGAGCAGGTCTCCTTTGCGACGATTGTAGCCTCAGGAACAAACACCACCTTGCCCCATGCCGCACCGTCAAACCGCAAGATTGAAAACGGGGACATTGTGGTAATTGACTGTGGGGCGGTATACAATGGTTACCACTCCGATGAGACCTGTACCTTTGTTGTTGGGCAGGCAACGCCCAGGCAAAAAGAGGTCTACAGACTGGTCAAAGAGGCCCATGACCGGGCACTGGATAATGTCAGGGCTGGCGTACCATGCAGTGAGATTGACCGTGTGGCCAGAACTTGCATCGAGGATGGAGGCCTGGGTGCATATTTCCCCCATGGCACGGGTCATGGTGTGGGCTTAGACATCCATGAAGCACCACGGATAGCGGCTAAATCAAAATGTATCCTTGAGGCTGGCATGGTGGTAACTATTGAACCTGGCGTCTATATACCGGACCTCTGGGGAATACGGATCGAGGATACTGTGCTGGTAGAAGAAGACGGTTGTGAAGTCCTGACGAAGACAGCAAAGGATTTTAGAATATTAACTTAATAGTATCAGGAAGCAAGCGGAGGACGATTGATTTCCTGTGAAGGCATGGAGGCTTCTCCCCTTCAGGCAGTTTAGTGCCTTTGAGAATATGGCCATTGATGAGGCCATTTTTCGAGAAAATCGTCGTAGGGAGATACTACCGACACTCAGGTTTTACGGATGGCTCTCGCCAACGGTATCAATAGGGTACTTCCAGGATATCTGCAAAGAAGTAGATGTCAAGTCCTGTCGCAGGTATGGTATTGATATTGTCCGGCGTCCCACGGGGGGTAAGGCAGTCTTTCATGAAAGCGAGTTGACCTATGCGGTTGTAGCCAGGGGAAATTACCCCTTCTTTTCCCCCGATATCCTCGGGACGTACAGAGTCATTAGTGGTTGTATCGCCGAAGGCTTGTCCAGACTCGGTATTAAGGCTGAGATTGCCGATGAGGGCAGAACTTTTCAAGAAGGTTTGTTAAAGACGTTCTGTTTTTCATCGCCATCACGGTATGAACTTCTGGTGGAGGGAAGGAAGATATGTGGGAGTGCCCAGGTGAGATCCCACGGCGTTTTCCTTCAACACGGTTCCATTCTCATAAACTTCGATCCCTTCAAAACCTGTGCCGTCATGCTGCCCCACCATCATGAAGGGAAAAAGCAGATAGAGCAACTGCGAAGATCAGTGACATCAATCCACGATCATGTCAGTCCACCGATTGATCTAACTATGCTCTGTGAGGTTTTGCGAGAAGGTTTCGAGAAGGTGATGGGTATCCAGTTTATTGAGCAGGACCTTACCCCTCCTGAGAAAGAGATCAGGACACGTCTGTTGAGGAACAAGTATTTGACTAATAGGTGGAACATGGAAGGCAAGGTGATGATGAATGAATCTTAAAAATCTGATCAGAGAAGAAGTACTCTCTCAGATGGCCTATCCTGCCGAAGCCCCATCCTGTAAAATCAAACTGGATGCCAATGAGAATCCATTTACGCTCCCCACTCCCTTAAAGGACAGTATCTTTGAAGCGATGAAGAAGATTGACCTGAACCGCTATCCTGAACCTGGTTCTCACCGGCTCAGGACCCGATTTGCAGGGTATTACGGGGTTGAAGAGGATATGCTGATGATCGGTAACGGGTCGGATGAACTCATCCATATCCTCTGTACCGCCCTAACAGGCCAGACCTTAGACGTTATTATTCCTGTGCCCACCTTCGCCATGTACAGTATCTCTGCTTTAAACAACGGCCACAGGGTCATTGGTGTGCCCCTCGATGCCTCATTTGACTTAGATGTGGACGCCATACTTCGCCACCTTGCCACAACAAAGACCACTCCATTGATATTTTTGAGTTACCCCAACAACCCCACCGGTAATTGCTTCAGTCAGCAGAAGATAGAAGCGATTATCGAGCAATCAACGGGTATCGTGGTTGTTGACGAAGCCTATTTTCCATTTTCCGGGAAGACCTTTCTGCCATTTTTAAACAGGTATGAAAACTTAGTCATCTTAAGGACGCTGTCCAAGATAGGCCTTGCCGCCATGAGGATCGGCTTCCTGATCGGTCCTGCCTCCCTGATACACGAACTGGACAAGGTAAGACTTCCCTATAACCTCAATGCCCTATCGCAGGTCGTCGCTGGTTTCTATTTAGATAACGAAGCAACTTTTTTAAAGCAGGCGGAGGAGATTATCAACATGAGGGAAGAACTCTTCAAGGCACTTAAAGAGATGGAAGGGGTTCATCCCTATCCTTCTGAGGCGAATTTTATTTTTTTTAGTTGCGATTTTGATGTAGATAGTGTATATAATAACCTGCTTGCAAAGGGTATCCTGATCAAAAATTTCAATGCCCCCGGGATTATGAGAAACTGCATGAGGGTAACGGTTGGAAATCGCGAGGAAAATGAGGAGTTTTTAGCGGCGTTAAAGGGCATCATCGCCAAAGTAAGGAGAGTGGTTTAACATTATAGAGCCAACAGGGGTAGATTACGGCACGGGTAAGGAGTACTTAAGAGGCCGTACTACCCTTTTTTTGTCCCGAAAAAAGCAGGACTATAAAAGCGTTCAGCTATCAGCCGTCAGTTTTCGGCTAAAACCTGTCTTACTGACCGTTGATAGCTGACAGCTGAACGCTTACAAAACTTTTTGAAAATAAAAGAAGGGAAGGAGTACTTTGGAGGTAAAGGTAATTGATAATGATGTGGAGAGGGCCTTGAAGATTCTCAAGAATAAATTGTCCAAAAGCGGTTTATTCAAGGAATTAAAGTTACGTAGAGCCTATGAGAAACCTTCTGTTAAGAAAAAGCGGAAGGCTATTGAGGCACGCAGGAGATATGCTAAGGTTCAGCGGCGAAAAGGCTATTAAATGCCACAATCCCCAGTAAGAGTGTAGTGGATGATGCCGTAAGGAGGGCAAGGCCATCTTTCCTGCTTAGAGGGCGAGGAGTAACTCACGTCAGAGATTCAGGAGAGACCTTTGAAAATTGACTTCACAAGGGCTCAAAATCTTTTTTCGACCATTCTAACGCTCGCTCCACTGCAAAGGCAACAACTCGCGCTGCGCGCTCAAACATTTGCCTTTGCGGACGTTTCGCTTCGCGAAGAATGGTTACGAAAAAATCTTGCATTCGCCCTTCACGAAGCCAATTTTCAGTATCCCAAAACTCTCTCAGGATAGAAAGTAATTATGATGCGTCCCGTATCGGCTCAGGAAAGCTCGAGATTGACAGATGAACTTTCAGGCAGGTGAGGACGAGGAAATCCTGAAAAAGGTCCTTAGTGATCTCAAAGAAGGAAGGGTAGCCCCCTGTTACCTTCTCTATGGAGAAGAGGAGTACCTGATAAAGGAGGCCCTGGAGAAAATCACGGACCTTATCCTCCCCGCCGGTGACAGAACTCTGCATCTCTTTTATATGGATGGGGAAAATGAAGATGTTGACAGACTCTGTGAATCCCTCCTGACTCCCCCTCTTATCACGGGAAGAAAAGTAGTTGTGCTCGGAAACACACGCATTTTCTCTTCGAGGAAAACCTTGCCCGATCTGGTACAAAAAATCAGCGACTATCATAAAAGCAATCTCGCCAGGGCAGCAATGTATTTTATGCAATTCTTGAGGATCGCAGGCTGGAGCCTTGATGATCTCAAGGATGACGGCTGGAAGAGAATCACTGATGAAGACTGGCATAGGACTGTTGAAGGAGATGGCGGAAAAAACAGAGAGACGTGGCTTCCTGGAGTCATTGATTTTTGCGTCAGCCATGAGTTGGATATGGGACGATACAGGGAAGATACGGATCGTCTCGAGGGTCTCTTAAGAAGAGGCCTCCCAGAGGGAAATCACCTTATCATGACAGCCGAGGTGGTAGATAGGAGGAAGAGGTTTTTCAAGGCTATATCCGAGCTGGGAGAAATCCTCTATTTCCCCCGGGTCAAGGGTGAAACAAGACAAAAACACATGCTGATGGATACGGCGAAAGACCTCCTCGCGAGAAGGGGGAAGAGACTGACACCTAGTGCCTGGGTGGCCATCGGCAAAAGGACAGGCGGGAGTCTGAGGAACTCCATGGTAGCCATCGAAAAGCTGGTCAGCTATACGGGGGAGAAAGCTACCATTGAAGAAAAGGATGTTGAGGAGGTTATCGGAAAAACGAGGGAAGATACGGTTTTTGATTTAACAGCAGCGCTTGCTGAGAAGAATCTGGACAGGGCCCTTTTGACTCTGAAGGATCTCCTTGATCAGGGTGTCCATCACCTGTTGATCTTAGCGATGATCATGCGGGAGATCAGGTTTCTCCTACATGCAAAAATATTTATTAACTCCGGTAGGCTGTCCCCTTTTAATCCAGGTATGGACTACAGCCAGTTTCAGAGGGCTGTTTATCCCCTTCTCAAGGAAGGAAGCGGTTACTCCGGGAAAAAAGAAAGTGGAGAGGGTCTTACCGCTCAGCACCCTTATGTTATCTATAATACCTTAAGAAATTCGGAGCGGTTTTCGTGTAAGGCCCTGGTAAACTATCTGGAATATCTCGTAGATATGGATATTGCCCTAAAGTCAACGATGAGAGACCCGAAGTTGTTGCTGGAGAAGTTTCTTATCAAAGTCTGCGAATAAACCAGAGGTCAGGGAACAGGATTAGGGGCAAAGGTACAGAGGCACAAAGTTGTCTTGCTTATTTGCTGCTTAACTTCCTGATTAAACTGCTAAGCATTGTGCCTCTCAAGCCTTTGCCCCTCTCAAGCCTTTGCCCCTCTCAAGCCTACCTGAGTAGTTACAATTTTTTTACCTTAGATAGAAGAACCCTTTCTTTCCGGGATAGCCTCTTCGATGGTCCTTTCTTTTTTGTTCCCTTTTTGTGGTTTTCATCCCCATCTTCATTATTTTCCACAGGGCAGGTATTGGCGGACATTTGTAGCTTTGTTCTGTTAACGAGGGACTCAAACTCCCTGGAGGGGATGGTAACCCCTCCCCTCCGGTTGACAAAATCAGCAATACCCCGGTCCGACGTAACGACAATGATTTCCTCTCCCCTTCTCTGAACCATCCTCTTGATAACTT
Coding sequences:
- a CDS encoding CBS domain-containing protein — encoded protein: MVIKPEPQVFLFLSQILGEKIVDSEGRPLGKIMDLVASMTEPYPYVTDILLLLRSGKGPFFLPWQRITDVDGKFVVPSLMPEDIREPVLREGEVLLKDTLLDKQVVDTNGAKVLRVNDLHLLKARNSLFLMHVDVGFRGLMRRVGLERPLEVFLRWFFDYTLSDKLISWMFVQALSSPDLLRLRVAQNRLARLHPADLADIIEELDIYKRTAVFQSLDTETAAETLEETNPKIQVSLIENLEPAEASDIIEEMSLSEAADLLGDLPKERAEDILREMEEDFAEDVRELLIHPEEKAGGLMTTSFLRFAPEVSAGEAMDFVRREAEDVDLVYYLYVIDDEEHLLGVISLRELLTAPPQTSLSELMHTRVVSVSLNEKKGQIADHFAKYGLLAIPVVDKMNRIRGVIIFKNLLEVVAPQLGK
- a CDS encoding Xaa-Pro peptidase family protein — translated: MRRYENIKRERGVPPERIAGIRSRLPRLGIEAILILDMINIRYLTGFAGSEGALLIGQEWTTLLVDGRYATQARQEAPEVKVFEYQDKIDGIVTAILNDGAKTVGFEAQAISYDTYARLKDSLKGAKLKPISDEIGTIRAIKDEREIALIRKAAEISSGALTSVRDLIRPGVRERDIAIDLEFKMRHNGAEQVSFATIVASGTNTTLPHAAPSNRKIENGDIVVIDCGAVYNGYHSDETCTFVVGQATPRQKEVYRLVKEAHDRALDNVRAGVPCSEIDRVARTCIEDGGLGAYFPHGTGHGVGLDIHEAPRIAAKSKCILEAGMVVTIEPGVYIPDLWGIRIEDTVLVEEDGCEVLTKTAKDFRILT
- a CDS encoding lipoate--protein ligase family protein is translated as MKAWRLLPFRQFSAFENMAIDEAIFRENRRREILPTLRFYGWLSPTVSIGYFQDICKEVDVKSCRRYGIDIVRRPTGGKAVFHESELTYAVVARGNYPFFSPDILGTYRVISGCIAEGLSRLGIKAEIADEGRTFQEGLLKTFCFSSPSRYELLVEGRKICGSAQVRSHGVFLQHGSILINFDPFKTCAVMLPHHHEGKKQIEQLRRSVTSIHDHVSPPIDLTMLCEVLREGFEKVMGIQFIEQDLTPPEKEIRTRLLRNKYLTNRWNMEGKVMMNES
- the hisC gene encoding histidinol-phosphate transaminase; translation: MNLKNLIREEVLSQMAYPAEAPSCKIKLDANENPFTLPTPLKDSIFEAMKKIDLNRYPEPGSHRLRTRFAGYYGVEEDMLMIGNGSDELIHILCTALTGQTLDVIIPVPTFAMYSISALNNGHRVIGVPLDASFDLDVDAILRHLATTKTTPLIFLSYPNNPTGNCFSQQKIEAIIEQSTGIVVVDEAYFPFSGKTFLPFLNRYENLVILRTLSKIGLAAMRIGFLIGPASLIHELDKVRLPYNLNALSQVVAGFYLDNEATFLKQAEEIINMREELFKALKEMEGVHPYPSEANFIFFSCDFDVDSVYNNLLAKGILIKNFNAPGIMRNCMRVTVGNREENEEFLAALKGIIAKVRRVV
- the rpsU gene encoding 30S ribosomal protein S21, with protein sequence MEVKVIDNDVERALKILKNKLSKSGLFKELKLRRAYEKPSVKKKRKAIEARRRYAKVQRRKGY
- the holA gene encoding DNA polymerase III subunit delta yields the protein MNFQAGEDEEILKKVLSDLKEGRVAPCYLLYGEEEYLIKEALEKITDLILPAGDRTLHLFYMDGENEDVDRLCESLLTPPLITGRKVVVLGNTRIFSSRKTLPDLVQKISDYHKSNLARAAMYFMQFLRIAGWSLDDLKDDGWKRITDEDWHRTVEGDGGKNRETWLPGVIDFCVSHELDMGRYREDTDRLEGLLRRGLPEGNHLIMTAEVVDRRKRFFKAISELGEILYFPRVKGETRQKHMLMDTAKDLLARRGKRLTPSAWVAIGKRTGGSLRNSMVAIEKLVSYTGEKATIEEKDVEEVIGKTREDTVFDLTAALAEKNLDRALLTLKDLLDQGVHHLLILAMIMREIRFLLHAKIFINSGRLSPFNPGMDYSQFQRAVYPLLKEGSGYSGKKESGEGLTAQHPYVIYNTLRNSERFSCKALVNYLEYLVDMDIALKSTMRDPKLLLEKFLIKVCE
- a CDS encoding NYN domain-containing protein, with the translated sequence MHIIIDGYNLIRQSDSLRSFERINLEEGRKALVRSVSLYRRQRGHRVTIVFDGWENGPPEEERDREEGIHIIYSRRGEKADEVIKRMVQRRGEEIIVVTSDRGIADFVNRRGGVTIPSREFESLVNRTKLQMSANTCPVENNEDGDENHKKGTKKKGPSKRLSRKERVLLSKVKKL